The stretch of DNA TTCAATCAGAGACTCTCCGATGCTTATGGAACGCCCTTTTTCGATGCTGATCGCTTCACCTTCACTAATCGAAACAGTTCGGTTTTTCCCAATGCTGAGGGACTGATTTTCACCAACGGAGATTTTTTGATTCTTCTTTATCTCATCGCTACTGTCTTCTTCCACTTTTTCAGTTCTGTTTTTCTTGATGGTTGTGAACTGATCAGATCCGACCTGAATCGTTTGTTTGTTTTTCACTTGTTGGGTTTGGTTATTGTCTGCAGTTATACTTATATCCCTTGGAGAGAAGATGGTAATGGCTTCTTTTCCCTTTTTATCATCCATAACCATTTCATTTTTACCTGCAGTTCTAATAATATTCTGGTGATTATTGTTAGAGGTGACCGGGGAGTTTGTATTGGCATTGGGCACAGTTCCAAGTCCTATTGGTTTATTTGGATCCCCGTCAATGCAAGCACAAACCATCTCGGTACCCTCATGTGAAGGAAAATGGAAACCGTAATCAGAACCACTGTATGGCTGAGCGAGTCTGATATATTTAGATGCATCACTGTTTGGGCAATCTGAGATATCAAAAGGCATCCTCACTTTATACCTGCCTTTATCATCAACACTTGCATAGTCAGATTTGTTTGCCTCAACTTTAGCGGTTATGACCCCGTTTACCCGTGGAACCGGAGTCTGACGGTCCGGAGCATAAAACTGGGCATTGGAAAAGGGGATGCCCTTGAAATTGTTTGTATAGGATTTCTCCCCCCCGTTTGACAGCTGTATGTGATTTCCGCTGTGGCTGACCTGAGTGATGACAAAGTTTGTGTTAAGGTCATCACGACTATGGTCAGAAATGCAGAACTGATGTCCTGCTCTCATGCCACTGCAATCACCTCTCCCTTGAATTTTCACCTCTTTGGAACGAATCCTGTTGACCTCAATTTGAGAGCATTCTTCAACTTCACTCATATTCTTAGGATTCCCGGTAAGGATATAAATAATAGCCTTAATAACTGATTTGATTATTTTTTTTCCATACAGGTCAACCTCAGGAGTCCGGTAATTATATCCCTTCAGAGCAACACTCTGAGGGATGGCCCGTTTTTCGTAATGCAGAGTATTAATCGTTTCCACAACGGATCCACCCTGAAGCTCCTGTATGCCAGACTTGGACCGGTAGGGAATATCAGATGGCTCAGTTATATACTCAAACCCTGAAGACTGATCGGTTATCACCATTGTTTCAACCTTACCGGGACTGCGGGTTTCTGCATGGCTGCAAAAATCTTCCCTGAAGAAAAACCATATCCCGGCGTCCTCCATGATACGGCATATAAAGTTGAGATCCGATTCATTATACTGAACCACGTACTCTTTGATCGGGTAAGCTTTTGAAACCAAAAATTCATAGGTTCCATCAAGCTCTGCATCATTGAGCACCTGTTTTACAATTTCTACAACATCCATCTTCTGGAATATCCTGGTACGGTGGTTGAGACCAAGAACCCAAGCCCTTGGAACCAGTGTTACAGAGTAGATGGAATGATCGACATTTTTTTCCAGAAACTGAAAGTTACTTATAATTCCCGAGTAGGGATGAAATTCACCGTTGCGATTCATAAAAATCGATGCAGGCATACCTACAACATCATCAGAACTGATATTGGCGTCTGTTGATAAAAGCCGGATGTCAAAGCGGTAAAGGGAAGATATTCTGTCGATTCCGCTGAATTCAGACACCC from Chitinispirillum alkaliphilum encodes:
- a CDS encoding type IV secretion protein Rhs, whose amino-acid sequence is MARPLKTNEQHFHFLCGDLDPDTFWVSEFSGIDRISSLYRFDIRLLSTDANISSDDVVGMPASIFMNRNGEFHPYSGIISNFQFLEKNVDHSIYSVTLVPRAWVLGLNHRTRIFQKMDVVEIVKQVLNDAELDGTYEFLVSKAYPIKEYVVQYNESDLNFICRIMEDAGIWFFFREDFCSHAETRSPGKVETMVITDQSSGFEYITEPSDIPYRSKSGIQELQGGSVVETINTLHYEKRAIPQSVALKGYNYRTPEVDLYGKKIIKSVIKAIIYILTGNPKNMSEVEECSQIEVNRIRSKEVKIQGRGDCSGMRAGHQFCISDHSRDDLNTNFVITQVSHSGNHIQLSNGGEKSYTNNFKGIPFSNAQFYAPDRQTPVPRVNGVITAKVEANKSDYASVDDKGRYKVRMPFDISDCPNSDASKYIRLAQPYSGSDYGFHFPSHEGTEMVCACIDGDPNKPIGLGTVPNANTNSPVTSNNNHQNIIRTAGKNEMVMDDKKGKEAITIFSPRDISITADNNQTQQVKNKQTIQVGSDQFTTIKKNRTEKVEEDSSDEIKKNQKISVGENQSLSIGKNRTVSISEGEAISIEKGRSISIGESLIETVKKDFSHSIGEDYKIDVGNKYQLSAKGVLKLSTKTGMQLKADEQITIKCGKASITLKQNGDITIKGNKIKIEAKSDLKMKGSKIAQN